One genomic segment of Nonomuraea coxensis DSM 45129 includes these proteins:
- a CDS encoding ABC transporter permease, whose amino-acid sequence MRRLTPYLLALPGWMWLAIFLIVPMAAMASVSLQSGNAIDGFAMTFSVSNYSDALGRYSTQLVRSLLYGGMATVAMLAIGYPVAYWIAFKGGRRKSVYLFLLLLPFFVSFVLRTISWNFLLADNGILFGTLKGWGLLPADFHVLATTFAVVGGLTYNWLPFMILPIYVALERVDPRVVEAAQDLYATRTAAFRRVVLPLSLPGVFAGVLMTFVPATADPVNAAILGGTANTMIGNIIQTEYLTNLDYPTASALSFTLMGVLLVGIFVYARALGTENVLEAAAR is encoded by the coding sequence ATGCGGCGGCTCACCCCCTACCTGCTGGCGCTGCCGGGCTGGATGTGGCTGGCGATCTTCCTGATCGTGCCCATGGCGGCCATGGCGTCGGTGTCGCTGCAGAGCGGCAACGCCATCGACGGCTTCGCGATGACGTTCTCCGTGTCCAACTACAGCGACGCCCTCGGCCGCTACAGCACCCAGCTCGTCCGGTCCCTGCTGTACGGCGGGATGGCGACGGTGGCGATGCTGGCCATCGGGTACCCGGTGGCGTACTGGATCGCCTTCAAGGGCGGCCGGCGCAAGTCGGTCTACCTGTTCCTGCTCCTGCTGCCGTTCTTCGTGTCGTTCGTGCTGCGGACGATCTCGTGGAACTTCCTGCTGGCGGACAACGGCATCCTGTTCGGCACGCTGAAGGGCTGGGGGCTGCTGCCCGCCGACTTCCACGTGCTGGCCACCACGTTCGCCGTGGTGGGCGGCCTGACCTACAACTGGCTGCCGTTCATGATCCTGCCGATCTACGTGGCGCTGGAGCGCGTGGACCCGCGGGTGGTGGAGGCGGCCCAGGACCTCTACGCGACCCGGACCGCGGCCTTCCGCCGGGTGGTGCTGCCGCTGTCGCTGCCCGGCGTGTTCGCCGGGGTGCTGATGACGTTCGTGCCCGCCACGGCGGACCCGGTCAACGCCGCCATCCTCGGCGGCACCGCCAACACCATGATCGGCAACATCATCCAGACGGAATACCTCACCAACCTCGACTACCCGACGGCCTCGGCGCTGTCGTTCACGTTGATGGGGGTGCTGCTCGTGGGCATCTTCGTCTACGCCCGCGCGCTCGGCACGGAGAACGTCCTCGAGGCGGCGGCCCGATGA
- a CDS encoding NAD(P)/FAD-dependent oxidoreductase — MDPLKALADAERKPYWLDSPARPEPRPRLTDHTTADLAVVGGGFSGLWTALMAKERDPSLDVVLLEGRRIGWAATGRNGGFCMATLTHGLANGLERWPDDIGRLERMGVANLDEIEATLERYGVDCSFERTGELHVATEPWQLDTLGEHLDLISDLGLDYVPLDQEQVRAEVNSPTYLGGLWERSGCAMLDPARLAWGLREACLRVGVRVHERSPVRSLRDDGVRIELRTPYGGVSAAKVALGTGVFPPLLRRLRHFVVPVYDYALMTEPLTDGQLAEIGWRNRQGVGDSGNRFHYYRLTDDNRILWGGYDAVYYNGGLVKPEYDQRDETFVTLARHFYDTFPQLDEVRFTHRWGGVIDTCSRFSAFYGQAHGGRLAYGVGYTGMGVGATRFGANVMLDLLSGEPTERTELRMVKEKPIPFPPEPVRSGVIQVTRWSIAQADQHQGRRNLWLRTLDRMGLGFDS; from the coding sequence GTGGATCCGCTGAAGGCGCTTGCTGACGCGGAGCGCAAGCCGTACTGGCTGGACAGCCCGGCCAGACCCGAGCCGCGACCGCGGCTCACCGATCACACCACCGCCGACCTGGCCGTCGTCGGCGGCGGTTTCTCCGGTCTGTGGACCGCGCTGATGGCCAAGGAACGCGACCCCTCGCTGGACGTCGTCCTGCTGGAAGGCCGCAGGATCGGCTGGGCGGCCACCGGCCGCAACGGCGGGTTCTGCATGGCGACCCTCACCCACGGCCTGGCCAACGGCCTGGAGCGGTGGCCGGACGACATCGGGCGCCTGGAGCGCATGGGCGTGGCCAACCTCGACGAGATCGAGGCCACGCTGGAGCGCTACGGCGTCGACTGCTCCTTCGAACGCACCGGCGAACTGCACGTCGCCACCGAGCCCTGGCAGCTCGACACGCTCGGCGAGCACCTGGACCTGATCTCCGACCTGGGGCTCGACTACGTGCCCCTCGACCAGGAGCAGGTGCGGGCCGAGGTGAACTCGCCCACCTACCTCGGCGGGCTCTGGGAGCGCAGCGGCTGCGCCATGCTCGACCCGGCGCGGCTGGCGTGGGGGCTGCGCGAGGCGTGCCTGCGCGTCGGCGTGCGGGTGCACGAGCGCTCGCCGGTGCGGTCGCTGCGCGACGACGGCGTACGCATCGAGCTGCGCACCCCGTACGGCGGGGTCTCGGCGGCCAAGGTGGCGCTCGGCACCGGCGTCTTCCCGCCGCTGCTGCGCCGGCTCAGGCACTTCGTGGTCCCCGTCTACGACTACGCGCTGATGACCGAGCCGCTGACCGACGGGCAGCTCGCCGAGATCGGCTGGCGCAACCGGCAGGGCGTGGGCGACTCCGGCAACCGCTTCCACTACTACCGGCTGACCGACGACAACCGGATCCTGTGGGGCGGCTACGACGCCGTCTACTACAACGGCGGCCTGGTCAAGCCCGAGTACGACCAGCGCGACGAGACGTTCGTGACCCTCGCCCGGCACTTCTACGACACCTTCCCGCAGCTCGACGAGGTGCGCTTCACCCACCGGTGGGGCGGGGTGATCGACACCTGCAGCCGCTTCAGCGCCTTCTACGGCCAGGCCCACGGCGGGCGGCTGGCCTACGGCGTCGGCTACACGGGCATGGGCGTCGGCGCCACCCGCTTCGGCGCGAACGTCATGCTCGACCTGCTGTCCGGCGAGCCGACCGAGCGGACCGAGCTGCGCATGGTGAAGGAGAAGCCGATCCCGTTCCCGCCGGAGCCGGTGCGCTCGGGCGTCATCCAGGTCACCCGCTGGTCGATCGCCCAGGCCGACCAGCACCAGGGCCGGCGCAACCTGTGGCTGCGCACGCTCGACCGGATGGGGCTGGGGTTCGACTCCTGA
- a CDS encoding ABC transporter permease, producing the protein MRGTRMGDRLLHLWTWLVILWLSSPIAVMILFGFNDKQSKSNTTWQGFTLRWYGELFEISDLTTALTNTLVIALVSTAVTVVIGTMLGLALGRHRFRGLGATNFLIFAAISTPELVMGASLLSLFVSGNVPRDSVTIIVAHVLFSLSFVVVTVRARVVGLDPSLEEAARDLGATAWGTFRQVTLPSIMPGVAAGAMLSFALSIDDYVVTSFVNGSTVTFPLWIVGAVKTGIPPQVNVMGTLIFGIGVLIAIGNAIAARRRT; encoded by the coding sequence ATGAGGGGCACCCGCATGGGCGACCGGCTCCTGCACCTCTGGACCTGGCTCGTCATCCTGTGGCTGTCGTCGCCGATCGCGGTGATGATCCTGTTCGGCTTCAACGACAAGCAGAGCAAGTCCAACACCACATGGCAGGGGTTCACCCTCCGCTGGTACGGCGAGCTGTTCGAGATCTCCGACCTGACCACGGCGCTGACCAACACCCTCGTCATCGCGCTGGTCAGCACGGCCGTCACGGTCGTGATCGGCACCATGCTGGGCCTGGCGCTCGGCCGGCACCGCTTCCGCGGCCTCGGCGCGACGAACTTCCTGATCTTCGCCGCGATCTCCACGCCCGAGCTGGTCATGGGCGCCTCGCTGCTGTCGCTGTTCGTCTCGGGCAACGTCCCGCGCGACTCCGTCACGATCATCGTCGCGCACGTGCTGTTCTCGCTGTCGTTCGTGGTCGTCACCGTACGGGCGCGGGTCGTCGGGCTCGACCCGTCGCTGGAGGAGGCCGCGAGAGACCTGGGGGCGACCGCCTGGGGCACGTTCCGGCAGGTCACGCTGCCGTCGATCATGCCGGGCGTGGCGGCGGGCGCGATGCTGTCGTTCGCGCTGTCGATCGACGACTACGTGGTCACCAGCTTCGTCAACGGCTCGACCGTGACGTTCCCGCTGTGGATCGTGGGCGCCGTCAAGACCGGGATCCCGCCCCAGGTGAACGTCATGGGTACGCTGATCTTCGGCATTGGGGTGCTGATCGCGATCGGGAACGCGATCGCGGCGCGGCGCCGCACCTGA
- a CDS encoding ABC transporter substrate-binding protein encodes MNPRLPLPRHGLPRREAFRLAGLSAAGLALAACGVQGQKAAPPKADEVQDFWSKQTKNGKVVFANWPEYMPEDKGPLEKFAKDTGISYEYKEVIQENADFFGKVDPVLRAGQPLGYDIVVMTNGIQLQHMIELGYCVALDHSKLPNFAANAGQKYKERAYDPGNKYTVPYTSGVTGIAYNTKYVKDDITSIQALFDPKYKGRIGMMADAQEIGNFGMFALGIDPEKSTEADWKKAGDKLKEQRDNGLVRKYYDQSYIDAVAKGDIWLSMAWSGDVFQRQLAGEPVKFVVPEEGGTIWTDNMLIPKGAANPLDALMLMDYLYQPAVAAELDEFIQFVTPVPAVQDLLREKAKTAKGEDKKALEQMVDSPLMFPTEADYARLRGYTPLDNQQQQVFNPIFQSVTQA; translated from the coding sequence ATGAACCCCCGTCTTCCCCTCCCCCGCCACGGACTTCCGCGCCGTGAGGCGTTCCGGCTCGCGGGCCTGTCGGCCGCCGGTCTCGCGCTCGCCGCCTGCGGCGTGCAAGGCCAGAAGGCCGCGCCGCCCAAGGCCGACGAGGTCCAGGACTTCTGGTCCAAGCAGACCAAGAACGGCAAGGTGGTCTTCGCCAACTGGCCGGAGTACATGCCCGAGGACAAGGGCCCGCTGGAGAAGTTCGCCAAGGACACCGGCATCTCCTACGAGTACAAAGAGGTCATCCAGGAGAACGCCGACTTCTTCGGCAAGGTCGACCCCGTGCTCCGCGCCGGCCAGCCGCTGGGCTACGACATCGTCGTCATGACCAACGGCATCCAGCTCCAGCACATGATCGAACTGGGCTACTGCGTCGCGCTCGACCACTCCAAGCTGCCGAACTTCGCGGCCAACGCCGGCCAGAAGTACAAGGAACGCGCCTACGACCCCGGCAACAAGTACACCGTTCCCTACACCTCGGGCGTGACCGGGATCGCGTACAACACGAAGTACGTCAAGGACGACATCACCAGCATCCAGGCGCTGTTCGACCCGAAGTACAAGGGCCGGATCGGCATGATGGCCGACGCGCAGGAGATCGGCAACTTCGGGATGTTCGCCCTCGGCATCGACCCGGAGAAGTCGACCGAGGCCGACTGGAAGAAGGCCGGCGACAAGCTCAAGGAGCAGCGCGACAACGGCCTGGTGCGCAAGTACTACGACCAGAGCTACATCGACGCCGTCGCCAAGGGCGACATCTGGCTGAGCATGGCCTGGTCGGGCGACGTCTTCCAGCGCCAGCTCGCGGGCGAGCCGGTCAAGTTCGTGGTGCCCGAGGAGGGCGGCACGATCTGGACCGACAACATGCTCATCCCCAAGGGCGCGGCCAACCCGCTGGACGCGCTGATGCTGATGGACTACCTCTACCAGCCGGCCGTGGCCGCCGAACTGGATGAGTTCATCCAGTTCGTCACCCCGGTCCCGGCGGTGCAGGACCTGCTTCGGGAGAAGGCGAAGACCGCCAAGGGCGAGGACAAGAAGGCGCTGGAGCAGATGGTCGACAGCCCGCTCATGTTCCCGACCGAGGCCGACTACGCCCGGCTGCGCGGCTACACGCCGCTCGACAACCAGCAGCAGCAGGTCTTCAACCCGATCTTCCAGTCCGTCACCCAGGCCTAG
- a CDS encoding gamma-aminobutyraldehyde dehydrogenase: protein MTTRLQNFVNGEFVDAKSGRFSDIIDPCTGEAYVQAPVSGIEDVDAAYAAAAAAFDSWGRTTPGERANLLLKVADAIEARADEINEAECRNTGKPRARMAEDETPVAADHFRFFAGAARTLEGPTAGEFLAEHTSVIRHEPIGVIGQVTPWNYPMMMAVWKIAPALAAGNTIVLKPSDTTPVSTLKLAEILGEVLPAGVFNVVTGDRETGALVVGHPTAAMVAITGSVGAGMSVAKSAADDLKRVHLELGGKAPVVVFEDVKDLAKAAADIATAGLYNAGQDCTAACRVLVQESVHDEFVAALTEAAAATVTGDLSNEDALYGPLNNENQLTRVQGFIDRAPAHAKVLTGGHRVGDRGYFFAPTVVDGLRQDDEMVQNEVFGPVITVQTFTDEADALAKANDVRYGLSGSVWTSDHGRAMRMSNRLDFGVVWVNTHIPFVSEMPHGGFKHSGYGKDLSVFGLHDYTRVKHVMHYIGE, encoded by the coding sequence TTGACCACCCGTCTGCAGAACTTCGTCAACGGGGAGTTCGTGGACGCCAAGAGCGGCCGATTCTCCGACATCATCGACCCCTGCACGGGCGAGGCGTACGTCCAGGCCCCGGTCTCGGGCATCGAGGACGTCGACGCCGCCTACGCCGCCGCGGCCGCCGCGTTCGACTCGTGGGGCAGGACCACGCCGGGCGAGCGGGCCAACCTGCTGCTCAAGGTCGCCGACGCCATCGAGGCGCGGGCCGACGAGATCAACGAGGCGGAGTGCCGCAACACCGGCAAGCCGCGCGCCCGCATGGCGGAGGACGAGACCCCCGTCGCCGCCGACCACTTCCGCTTCTTCGCCGGCGCGGCCCGCACGCTGGAGGGCCCGACGGCCGGTGAGTTCCTCGCCGAGCACACCAGCGTCATCCGGCACGAGCCGATCGGCGTCATCGGCCAGGTCACGCCCTGGAACTACCCGATGATGATGGCGGTCTGGAAGATCGCCCCGGCGCTCGCGGCCGGCAACACGATCGTGCTCAAGCCGTCCGACACCACCCCGGTCTCCACGCTCAAGCTCGCCGAGATCCTCGGCGAGGTGCTGCCCGCCGGCGTCTTCAACGTCGTCACCGGCGACCGCGAGACCGGCGCGCTCGTCGTCGGCCACCCGACGGCCGCCATGGTCGCGATCACCGGCTCGGTGGGCGCGGGCATGTCGGTCGCCAAGAGCGCCGCCGACGACCTCAAGCGGGTGCACCTGGAGCTCGGCGGCAAGGCCCCGGTCGTGGTCTTCGAGGACGTCAAGGACCTCGCCAAGGCCGCCGCCGACATCGCCACCGCCGGACTCTACAACGCCGGCCAGGACTGCACGGCCGCCTGCCGGGTGCTCGTGCAGGAGAGCGTGCACGACGAGTTCGTGGCCGCGCTGACCGAGGCCGCGGCCGCCACCGTCACCGGCGACCTGTCCAACGAGGACGCGCTCTACGGCCCGCTCAACAACGAGAACCAGCTCACCCGCGTCCAGGGCTTCATCGACCGGGCCCCGGCGCACGCCAAGGTCCTCACCGGCGGCCACCGCGTCGGCGACCGGGGCTACTTCTTCGCCCCCACCGTCGTGGACGGCCTCAGGCAGGACGACGAGATGGTGCAGAACGAGGTCTTCGGCCCCGTCATCACCGTCCAGACCTTCACCGACGAGGCCGACGCGCTGGCCAAGGCCAACGACGTGAGGTACGGCCTCAGCGGCTCGGTCTGGACCTCCGACCACGGCCGGGCGATGCGGATGTCGAACCGCCTCGACTTCGGCGTCGTCTGGGTCAACACGCACATCCCGTTCGTCTCCGAGATGCCGCACGGCGGCTTCAAGCACTCCGGCTACGGCAAGGACCTGTCGGTCTTCGGCCTGCACGACTACACGAGGGTCAAGCACGTCATGCACTACATCGGTGAATAG
- a CDS encoding serine hydrolase, with protein MRARLVACAGLMLLAVGCGNRQAEVLPAGLPAAKVARCVMSFPDVRAGRLARARLAGDIARYLARRPGRVVYAAHDLVSGISLGPGRRRDELVMAGGARVDLLMALLSRRAGKLGEGEGERDLAARMFAESDAGVAGAVWARVGGSGAMSAFYRRMGLGHTTPGRGGDWGGTTSSPSDRVRLLKALVKGGGGLSAADRDLVLGLMGRPPEGQGWGVSAAARRGDRVALVNGATPRPSVHDTWAVGSYGRIAGTGRDLLLSVQTDLQPGEGAGIETVEGVARMIGTRWDGLTPTTRRPCPTNPLP; from the coding sequence GTGCGTGCGAGGCTGGTCGCCTGTGCCGGGCTGATGCTGCTGGCGGTCGGGTGCGGTAACCGGCAGGCCGAGGTCCTGCCCGCCGGGCTGCCCGCCGCCAAGGTCGCCCGCTGCGTCATGAGCTTTCCCGACGTACGGGCCGGGCGCCTGGCCCGCGCCCGGCTGGCCGGCGACATCGCCCGCTATCTCGCCCGCCGTCCCGGCCGGGTCGTCTACGCGGCCCACGACCTGGTCAGCGGGATCTCGCTGGGACCCGGCCGGCGGCGGGACGAACTGGTCATGGCCGGCGGCGCCAGGGTGGACCTGCTCATGGCGCTGCTGTCCCGCCGCGCGGGCAAGCTCGGCGAGGGCGAGGGCGAGCGCGACCTGGCCGCCCGCATGTTCGCGGAGAGCGACGCCGGCGTCGCCGGTGCCGTGTGGGCGCGGGTCGGCGGGAGCGGCGCGATGAGCGCCTTCTACCGGCGGATGGGGCTCGGCCACACCACGCCGGGGCGGGGCGGCGACTGGGGCGGTACCACCAGCAGCCCGTCCGACCGCGTCCGGCTGCTGAAGGCGCTGGTCAAGGGCGGCGGCGGGCTGAGCGCCGCCGACCGGGACCTGGTGCTCGGGCTGATGGGCCGGCCGCCGGAGGGTCAAGGGTGGGGCGTCAGCGCGGCGGCCCGGCGCGGCGACCGGGTGGCGCTCGTGAACGGCGCGACGCCGCGCCCGTCCGTCCACGACACCTGGGCCGTCGGCAGCTACGGCCGGATCGCCGGGACGGGACGGGACCTGCTGCTGTCGGTGCAGACCGACCTGCAGCCGGGGGAGGGCGCGGGCATCGAGACCGTCGAGGGCGTGGCCCGCATGATCGGCACCCGCTGGGACGGCCTCACCCCGACCACCCGCCGCCCCTGCCCCACGAACCCCCTCCCGTGA
- a CDS encoding Lrp/AsnC family transcriptional regulator — protein MTSPPRVRRSNPAQGPVVLDELSKQIIEQLQADGRMPYAAIGKAVGLSEAAVRQRVQRLQEAGVMQIVAVTDPLTLGFPRQAMIGVNCEGDLESVADELAAISEIDYVVLTAGSFDVIVEVVCEGDGHLLEILSKIRAIPAVRATESFVYLKLRKQSYSWGTR, from the coding sequence ATGACGTCGCCGCCCCGCGTCCGCCGCAGCAATCCGGCCCAGGGTCCCGTCGTGCTCGACGAGCTGTCAAAGCAGATCATCGAGCAGCTCCAGGCGGACGGGCGGATGCCGTACGCGGCGATCGGCAAGGCAGTCGGGCTCTCCGAGGCCGCCGTGCGCCAGCGCGTCCAGCGGCTGCAGGAGGCCGGGGTCATGCAGATCGTCGCGGTGACCGACCCCCTCACCCTGGGCTTCCCCCGGCAGGCCATGATCGGGGTCAACTGCGAGGGCGACCTGGAGTCGGTCGCCGACGAGCTGGCCGCGATCTCGGAGATCGACTACGTCGTGCTCACCGCGGGCTCGTTCGACGTCATCGTCGAGGTGGTGTGCGAGGGCGACGGTCACCTGCTGGAGATCCTCAGCAAGATCCGCGCCATCCCCGCCGTGCGGGCCACGGAGTCGTTCGTGTACCTGAAGC
- a CDS encoding ABC transporter ATP-binding protein, with product MTSAIELEDVVKEYHAHGELVRAVKGVSLDIEEGEFFSLLGPSGCGKTTTMRMIAGFEAPSKGLVKLHGQDVTNVPPNKRDVNMVFQSYALFPHMSVWDNVAFGLKQRKTPQEEIRRRVGDILEIVDLVGREKRRPREMSGGQQQRVALARALVNRPRALLLDEPLGALDLKLRQAMQIELKRIQREVGITFVYVTHDQSEALTMSDRIAVMNDGLVEQLGGPREIYERPATPFVAGFIGTSNLLTGTARAGELKIGDGRVLVPGQDGEVTVTVRPEKITIGTDEPEAGLSALAGTVSEVVYLGTYNSYAVRLVDGAEMTVFQQNAHDATATAERGDSVWLSWQAQHSYVIGS from the coding sequence ATGACCAGCGCCATCGAGCTTGAGGACGTCGTCAAGGAATATCACGCGCACGGCGAGCTCGTCCGTGCTGTCAAGGGCGTCTCGCTGGACATCGAGGAGGGGGAGTTCTTCTCCCTCCTCGGCCCGTCCGGATGCGGCAAGACCACCACCATGCGGATGATCGCCGGCTTCGAGGCGCCCTCGAAGGGCCTGGTCAAGCTGCACGGCCAGGACGTCACCAACGTTCCGCCCAACAAGCGCGACGTCAACATGGTCTTCCAGTCCTACGCGCTCTTCCCGCACATGAGCGTCTGGGACAACGTGGCCTTCGGGCTGAAGCAGCGCAAGACCCCGCAGGAGGAGATCCGGCGGCGCGTCGGCGACATCCTGGAGATCGTCGACCTGGTCGGCAGGGAGAAGCGCCGGCCGCGCGAGATGTCCGGCGGCCAGCAGCAGCGGGTGGCTCTGGCCAGGGCGCTGGTCAACCGGCCGCGGGCGCTGCTGCTGGACGAGCCGCTCGGCGCGCTCGACCTCAAGCTGCGCCAGGCCATGCAGATCGAGCTCAAGCGCATCCAGCGCGAGGTCGGCATCACGTTCGTGTACGTCACGCACGACCAGAGCGAGGCGCTGACCATGAGCGACCGCATCGCGGTCATGAACGACGGCCTGGTCGAGCAGCTCGGCGGGCCGCGGGAGATCTACGAGCGGCCGGCCACGCCCTTCGTGGCCGGCTTCATCGGGACCTCCAACCTGCTCACCGGCACCGCCAGGGCAGGCGAGCTGAAGATCGGTGACGGCCGCGTGCTGGTCCCCGGCCAGGACGGCGAGGTGACGGTCACCGTACGCCCGGAGAAGATCACCATCGGCACGGACGAGCCGGAGGCGGGCCTCAGCGCGCTGGCCGGAACCGTCTCCGAGGTGGTCTACCTCGGCACCTACAACAGCTACGCCGTACGTCTCGTCGACGGGGCCGAGATGACGGTGTTCCAGCAGAACGCGCACGACGCGACGGCCACGGCGGAGCGGGGCGACTCCGTGTGGCTGTCCTGGCAGGCGCAGCACTCGTACGTGATTGGAAGTTGA